GAGATGTATATGGAGCGATGAGATTATCGAATCATAGTAACGGTGCTGAAGATCGGTGAGGGTGTCGGTAAGCTCTCTCTTATCATGCGAGTAAACGATCGTGATTGTTCCTACGGTCTCGGTGGCGGCAGCCTCCCATTCTTCCGTTACCAGCGTATCCCTGATGAGATCCCTGATCGCCTCGCTCCGGTTCGCATAGCCCTTCTTACCGATGAGACTGTCAAACCTTTCGAGCAGGGCATTGTCGAGTGATATGCCGAATCGTATAATTGACATGGTGTTACTTTCCTTCTTTTCGT
This portion of the Thermodesulfovibrionales bacterium genome encodes:
- the nikR gene encoding nickel-responsive transcriptional regulator NikR gives rise to the protein MSIIRFGISLDNALLERFDSLIGKKGYANRSEAIRDLIRDTLVTEEWEAAATETVGTITIVYSHDKRELTDTLTDLQHRYYDSIISSLHIHL